The Candidatus Bathyarchaeota archaeon genomic interval CATTGTCTGAGTAATCCAGAGTGCCTGTTCTCCAGCCTGAATCCGTCAATTTGGCGTATTTTAGGTGGGATGAGAAATTTGAAGGAAAGATAATACCGTAGCTAATGTGGGGATACCCGTTTGAATCCAGTGCAATGTCGTTCCATTCTCCAACTTTTCCGCTGGAGTCAACAACTGTTGAATCCCAGTTTAGCCCATTCCATTTTAGATATTTTAGTGTATACTCGTGAGTGTAATAGCTTATTTGAGGAAGTCCATCGGATCCCACGGCAACGCTGCTATACACGCCTGAGAATGATGTGCTGTCTAACTGTGTGTGGCTCCATCCAGCTTCAGTTTTTGTGGCGTAACATTGCTTGCTACCAACACTTGCATAGGTTATGTGTACATTGCCTGCTGAATCTACATCAATCGAAGTCTCTCCGTGACTAGGCCGCGTGATATCTGCTGTGCTGCCTGATAAAGTCAAAATTTCAATGTTCCAATACAAATTTGGGCTGTCTGCCCCTTGAACCTGCAAAAGAGCAGAACTTGATGTAAGTAACAAAATAATTGTGAAAATCACGTAACCTATTCGAGTATCCTTCTCCTTCACTCTTATCCCCAAGAATGCATTTTGTATGTGAACAATATAAAAGCCTTGTGAAAAAATTGCAAATGCGACAATTTGTGAACATAGTGAAATTGCCTTCTGGCTTATTGAACTGTGAAAACGGGCTTGCAAAAGTTAGAAATTTTGTTACCTAAACTGTTATATGCTGCAAAATCCAAACCTTAACCAGTGATTTTATGCAGTATTCTAAAGTTGCTGGCAACAAAAATGACCACAAAGTTACCCTCTACGCATTGAGCACCTGCGTGTGGTGTAAGTTAACTAAGCAATACCTCAACGACAACAGCGTCGGCTACGAGTTTGTGGATGTAGATTTGCTTGATGAAAACGACAAAGGCTTGGTTCACAAAGCAATCCTTGAGAAAGGCGGCAACTTAGGTTACCCCACTGTAATCGTGGACGACAAAACCGTCATTACAGGATTCCGCAAAGATAAACTCAAAGAGGCCCTGGGCGTTTGACCCTGACCCTTGAGCAGGTTCGCAAACGCGCTGAAGCCGACGCCAAAACCTTCGGCTACTACCTTACCCCCCAACCTGACTTGCTCCAGATGTTTTTAGAAGGTCTAAAAACCAACGAGGAACGCTATGGGTACCCTTCTTGTCCCTGCCGTTTGGCCACTGGCAACCTTGACTTAGACCGTGACATAATCTGCCCCTGCGACTACCGCGACCCCGATGTCGCACAATATGGCTCCTGTTACTGCCGTTTTTACGTTAACAAAGCTGTTTTTGAGAGCCAAAATCTCCCGGAAGTGCCTGAACGGAGACCCCGAGAAAAACAGGACCGCGCCTACGGGCTTGCATCCAACAAGTCGTCCGTCGCCTCGTCAGTTCCTGAAAAAGCTGCTGTGCCGCAAGCTCCGCAAAGCGTTAAACCACAAATCAAAAAGAAGCTGTGGTACTGCAAGCAGTGTGGCTATGTGGTTTATCGTGAGGAGCCGCCGTATGTTTGCCCGATTTGTAGGGCTAAACAAGAGATGTTTGCGGAGATCGATGCCTCAGTAGAATTCAAGGGATAAGTTATTTTTCTATTTTTATTTCGATTTTTTTCCAGTCCTCATCTATGCCGCGCAGGGTACTTATGGCGCCAAGGATGGTTCCACCCAAGATGTTTTCGACGAATTGGTTTAGTGGGATTTCGGTTTGGTCTACTTTTAATTTCACAGTCAAGGCGTTCACCTAAGCGTCTAATTTGGGCGGTTGCACAAAAATTTTTCTTACAAAAATCAATTTCAGAATGAATTGGAATTGGGGAAATGGGGTGAATTTAGAGGCTGTGATTTATGTAGTGCCTGTTTAGGCAATGATTTTTCATGTTATCCTTGGCGTTCATGGCTTTCCTTTTGGCGAGGGTGTATTTTGCGAAGGCTAAGGCGAGGGAGCCCATGCCGAAGGCTTCGATTGCTATTGCGGTTATATCCATCCATGTTCGCCTCCTACGCTTCCTCAAAGGCCATGATGTAGCCTTTAGTTGTCGCGGGGGATTTTTCGATTTTTAGGGTTTTTTTAATCATTTTTTGACACCTTTTCGGTTACTACTGTAATATTCACAATCAAATATAAGTGTATTTAAGATTTGTTCATAAACTTTAAGAAATGTTGTGCGTATGCGTACTTATTGATAGAAATGCCTTGTACTTGTCTATTGGTGCGTTTGTCGACTGTAAAACCGTCCAAAACTGCTTGCCCTGAAAGTGACTTTGGCTTCAAAAACAAAAATTATGTTCAAGGTCACGTGCCTGAGCGGTCAAAGATTTGCATAACCAACGTTGCATATAACGCTGTTGCAACGACCCAGTAATCTTGGCGATGGGCGTATCAATCAGGCTTTGGCGCCGGGTTTGATGGTGACTCTGAGTTTGGTTAAGTTCTCCTTAATCTCCACCTTAACCCCCATGGCCGCAAAGTATTCCTCAAGGAATATGCGGATAAACTGCTTGGAAACCTCAGAAACCAGTACCAGAGTGAAGTCGTTGGGGGCGTTTTTGATTAGGCGATAAAAGTTGCATGCTTCAAGCCGCATCAACATGTCCTCTGTGGAGTGAACTTTGCCTTTAAGTTGTTCCCAGTGTGCACGGGCAACTTCTTTGTGTTCACTCCAGAATTGTTCTTTTTGTGGGGACGAGTTGATTAGTTGAAGGAACATCAGCCAGTGGTCCACGTCTAAGATGACATGCTCACCGCTCAGCAGCATGTCGAGGTAAGAGTTGATTTTTTTCTTTGTTGCGGGGTCTTCGAGGGCTTTGTTTTCGCTGTAGAATTTCAGGGCTCGGCGCATAATTTCGCTTTGAGAGACGTCGGCGTCTGTGCTTATTTTTTCTAGTAAGTCAGCTGTTTGTTTGTCGAATGCTACGGTTATTCTTGTTGGGTTTACCATATTCCCACTTGGTTTGTTTGACGTGTTTTCAGTTTAGTGGACATTATATAAACATTACTCAGAGACATTGGGATTTTGCTTAGCAATCTTAAAGCAAAATCGCTAACTTCTAAACACTTGTTTAGGAAAACTCTTTTTAGGCGTTCAAAACGCTTCCTCTCCGATAACAACTCCTTAAATAACACCAAACACCACGCATCCTAGGAGACCCCCTTGAAGCAACCCACCATAAACCTCCCACCCAAACAACGACTAACCGAAATAATCACGCTCCTCAAAAAACAGTACCCCAACGCCAAAACCGCCCTCAACTACACCAATCCCCTAGAAATCCTCGTCGCCACCATGCTCTCCGCCCAAACAACCGACGTCCGAGTCAACATCGTAACCCAAACCCTATTCAAAAAATACCGCAGCCCCCAGGACTACGTCAATGCTGATCTAAAAGAACTCGAAACAGACATACACTCCACCGGCTTCTACCACAACAAAGCAAAAAACCTCAAAGCATGCTGCCAACTCCTCGTAGAAAAATTCCACAGTCAAGTCCCCAAAACCATGCCCGAACTTCTCGAATTGCCTGGGGTGGCAAGAAAAACTGCCAATATCGTTCTCTATAACGCCTATGGCATAACCGCTGGGATAGCTGTTGATACTCATGTCCGGCGGCTTGCAGAGCGATTGGGGTTAACAGAGCAAACTGACCAAGACAAAATCGAAACCGACCTCATGAACATCACTCCCAAAGAGGAATGGATGCAACTAACTGATTTACTGATATTTCATGGTCGGCAGGTATGTGATGCCAAAAAGCCTCAATGTAGCGCATGTGTCCTCAACAAGCTTTGTCCCTCTGCCTTCACCTTCGGCTAAGCTCACCCATTTATACGAGGATGTTTCTTTATTGTTGGGCGGTTTTTTTATGGGTACTCTTAAAGTTGGCGACAAAGCTCCCGACTTTACCCTGCTTGACGAAAACATGAAATCCCGTAGCTTGCATGATTTTTTGGGGCAAAACGTAGTTTTAGCATTTTTCATAGGTGAATTCACGCTAACCTGCACCATGGAAGTATGCGAATTCCGTGATTCCATGGCACGCTTGACCGATTTAGATGCACAGGTTCTCGGAATCAGCGTCAATGATCCAGAGTTAAACAAAGACTTTGCAGACAAAAACCTGTTACCCTACCCTATACTAAGTGACTCTAATCATGATGTTATTCAACAGTACGGTTTAGAGCAACCCCTCTCAGTGGGGGATACACAATACGTGTTAGCTAAGCATTCGATTTTTATTGTTAACCAACAAGGCATAATACGATACGTATGGTTGTCAACTGACCCCTTGGTGGAACCCAACTACGACGAGGTTCAGCATGCCCTAAAGAAAATAACCTAACTCCACCTTTCTTCCCGACGAGTTTTGGTTTGGCAGGCTTTCTTGTGTGCCTAATTATTTTGTTTTGGCACAAAAAGTTATTAGTTTCGCGTAGCGAATAATTGACTATCCATTGGTGAATTTATTCAGTGGCATTTGAAATCCAAGAGTTACCCGACGTTATCCGCGTTATTGTCTTGCTTAATATCCGCAAAGGTGCCCGCGTTAAAAAGTTAACATTAAAAAACCGTATCGACCGCGTATGCTCCTCATATGGATGCATTGATTTAGCTGAATTCGACAAAGCCCTCAAAGAAATGGTTGCAGAAGGTCTCATAACCGAAAAAGAGGACTCTGTGCTGTTAACGACGCAGGGGCAACGATTAAGCAAAGAATGGGAAAGCCTGCTACTAAAAAAGGAACCCATTATGGAAATCGTCGCAGGGTTAGTTGACGGCTCCATCACTAGTCTAGTCGTTATCCTATCCGCCTTCATAGCCACTTTTACTTCTGCCTCATCATTTTTAGGCAACCAAAGCGCAGTCATTTTCGCCGCTTTTCTAACTCTTAGCGCCGTAGCAATTACCAACTTTTCTAGTTTCCTCTTAGGCGGCATCACCGAAGACTTAGCCGACATCATGACACTACAAAACCTCATGAACTACAGCTTAAGCGATATACCTGACAAAAAGGAACGCGACAAGTCTCTGCTGCTGGTCCATAAACTCTTCACGGTACTGGGTAAAGAGATTCATCGCTCAAACGTGTATGCGGCAATCATCTGTGGAACCACCACTTTCATCGCTGGCATTATCCCCATAGCTGCGTTTCTGCTGCTACCGCCCTACTTCAACATAATCGTTTCATTAGGGCTGGTCAGCGCGATAGTAGGCATCTTTTTGGTACGTTACCGCTCAAAGAAAACCCGCGTCAACTGGAAAATAACCCTCGCCGAAACCCTTGCCATCGTCATAATCGCAACCGTAGCTTCTCTCCTGCTTGGCGCCGCATAATTCCCATTTTAAGCGGTTGCCTCCCCAATTTGGGACAAGCGCACGATGTTTATGATTAGTAGGGAAGAGTTTTTTAGAATTTTTCTTTGCAGAAAAAGCATTTTTCTGCCCAGTCGCGTTGCATTTCTGGTTCACATTTGGGGCACATGAGGCCTTTTTCGCGAATTTCGCTGCAGGTTTTGCAGAAGAGTTCGAGGATTTTGGCTTTGTTGTGGCGTTCTTCTATGAGGGTGATTACTATTTCTTCGATTAGGATTGTGACTTCCGTTGCGCTTTCGAGTTGGATGAGGTTGCCGCGTCCTCTGCCGACGTAGCGGCTGACGGCGGATTGGGAGAGACCTAGGAGGTCTGCGGTTTGTTTTTCGTTTAATCCGTGTTTTTC includes:
- a CDS encoding glutaredoxin family protein — its product is MQYSKVAGNKNDHKVTLYALSTCVWCKLTKQYLNDNSVGYEFVDVDLLDENDKGLVHKAILEKGGNLGYPTVIVDDKTVITGFRKDKLKEALGV
- a CDS encoding ferredoxin:glutaredoxin reductase, coding for MTLTLEQVRKRAEADAKTFGYYLTPQPDLLQMFLEGLKTNEERYGYPSCPCRLATGNLDLDRDIICPCDYRDPDVAQYGSCYCRFYVNKAVFESQNLPEVPERRPREKQDRAYGLASNKSSVASSVPEKAAVPQAPQSVKPQIKKKLWYCKQCGYVVYREEPPYVCPICRAKQEMFAEIDASVEFKG
- a CDS encoding ribbon-helix-helix protein, CopG family is translated as MVNPTRITVAFDKQTADLLEKISTDADVSQSEIMRRALKFYSENKALEDPATKKKINSYLDMLLSGEHVILDVDHWLMFLQLINSSPQKEQFWSEHKEVARAHWEQLKGKVHSTEDMLMRLEACNFYRLIKNAPNDFTLVLVSEVSKQFIRIFLEEYFAAMGVKVEIKENLTKLRVTIKPGAKA
- the nth gene encoding endonuclease III, yielding MKQPTINLPPKQRLTEIITLLKKQYPNAKTALNYTNPLEILVATMLSAQTTDVRVNIVTQTLFKKYRSPQDYVNADLKELETDIHSTGFYHNKAKNLKACCQLLVEKFHSQVPKTMPELLELPGVARKTANIVLYNAYGITAGIAVDTHVRRLAERLGLTEQTDQDKIETDLMNITPKEEWMQLTDLLIFHGRQVCDAKKPQCSACVLNKLCPSAFTFG
- a CDS encoding peroxiredoxin gives rise to the protein MGTLKVGDKAPDFTLLDENMKSRSLHDFLGQNVVLAFFIGEFTLTCTMEVCEFRDSMARLTDLDAQVLGISVNDPELNKDFADKNLLPYPILSDSNHDVIQQYGLEQPLSVGDTQYVLAKHSIFIVNQQGIIRYVWLSTDPLVEPNYDEVQHALKKIT